A window from Opitutia bacterium ISCC 52 encodes these proteins:
- a CDS encoding GNAT family N-acetyltransferase has protein sequence MKKRALDDRITIWIASADIRIAGMVSLKPDTAYQDKDDLGSAAYLEGMHVHRDFIRQGLGRRLIRQALAHSRAEKYFAVYLHVMKDNLPAYQLFKSEGWIPKEEIPMGLEGVPILLCRQELGLAND, from the coding sequence TTGAAAAAAAGAGCCCTAGACGACCGAATTACAATCTGGATTGCCTCAGCAGACATCCGTATTGCAGGCATGGTTTCCCTAAAGCCGGACACTGCCTACCAAGATAAAGATGACTTGGGTTCGGCTGCATATTTGGAGGGAATGCATGTTCATCGGGATTTCATCAGACAAGGCCTTGGTCGTAGGTTGATTCGACAGGCATTAGCTCATTCAAGGGCAGAGAAATATTTCGCTGTCTACCTTCACGTTATGAAAGATAACCTTCCTGCATACCAGCTATTCAAGTCGGAGGGGTGGATACCAAAAGAAGAAATCCCCATGGGGCTTGAAGGTGTCCCCATTCTCTTGTGTAGGCAAGAATTGGGCTTAGCGAATGACTAA
- a CDS encoding haloacid dehalogenase type II, with protein MTIIGRRSFLKSSTILTGGSIVTSFAVLSAGPGFGQGVPGNSQYGVKALFFDMFGTVLDWRTGVARSVETILKPLGYSLDWLAFADAWRSLYGPGMEEVRSGRIPYVNLDVVHRRMLDMVLPRFDVTGLSEDVLHDLNLSWHRLDAWPDVASALPRLRKKFLLAPVSNANIRLIADVARRNDIRFDATLGADIAKDYKPKARVYQASAEALEFHPSECMMVSAASHNVDMAGAAKAGLKVAAIERPDEFGLGKSPVIPKVPVDIIAKDLNQLAEILGA; from the coding sequence ATGACGATAATTGGAAGGCGATCTTTTTTGAAGAGCTCAACGATACTGACCGGTGGCAGTATTGTCACAAGCTTTGCAGTTTTGTCCGCGGGTCCAGGATTTGGCCAAGGGGTGCCCGGCAATTCACAATACGGTGTCAAAGCGCTTTTCTTTGATATGTTCGGCACAGTTCTTGATTGGCGCACGGGTGTCGCGCGATCAGTAGAAACCATACTTAAACCGCTAGGCTACTCGCTCGACTGGTTGGCCTTCGCGGATGCCTGGCGCTCCTTATATGGGCCGGGAATGGAGGAAGTCCGTTCTGGCCGCATTCCATATGTAAATCTGGATGTCGTGCATCGTCGAATGCTTGATATGGTTCTCCCACGCTTTGACGTCACAGGCTTGTCGGAGGACGTCCTGCATGATCTTAATCTCTCTTGGCACCGTCTTGACGCTTGGCCAGACGTTGCGAGTGCACTTCCCCGATTGCGCAAGAAGTTTCTTTTGGCGCCAGTATCCAATGCGAATATTAGATTGATTGCCGATGTTGCACGCCGCAATGACATCCGTTTTGATGCGACCCTCGGCGCAGACATTGCTAAGGACTATAAACCTAAGGCACGTGTCTATCAGGCGTCGGCGGAGGCGCTTGAGTTCCATCCCAGTGAATGCATGATGGTATCTGCAGCGTCACATAACGTAGATATGGCCGGTGCTGCAAAAGCTGGTTTGAAGGTTGCAGCAATTGAGCGTCCGGATGAGTTCGGCCTGGGGAAGAGTCCGGTAATTCCGAAAGTTCCTGTCGATATCATTGCCAAGGATTTGAACCAGCTAGCTGAAATACTGGGGGCATGA